The Solanum dulcamara chromosome 2, daSolDulc1.2, whole genome shotgun sequence region tatgttagcgacAACGATGATCCAAAAAAAACTAAGAGAGATTTCATACATCCTGGTCAAGGAAAACCGATGGACGtcgaatagttttttttttaattttatagtaatagaatgtacaattatatttttgcaccaatagtaaatattttttttggctattcaacaatttagcagacttttaagtttttctaatatttatgtatcatattttgatttattaaactTGAATGCTTCCGATACATCTACTTCATGTATCACATGTTAatatatcaagatttaatgattctgatacatctacatttttgtatcaaaatctcatgcatcaatatttacagcttctgatacatattgtttatgtatcagattgtaatgtatcaagatttaataattctgatacatctacatttatgtatcagaatttcATACATCAATCTTtacagcttctgatacatattgttaatgtatcagattgtaatgtatcaagatttaatgattctgatacatctacatttatgtatcataattcatgcatcaatctttacagcttctgatacatattgtttatgtatcagattgtaatgtatcaagatttaatgattctaatacatctatatttatgtatcagaatctcatgcatcaatctttacaacttctgatacatctacaacctatatcaatacaacatgttatgtatcaaccataaTCCAGTTGACAAACTAATACAACAACCTTTAAAGTATCAACCTTAATACGTCGAATGTTTATGTATCTGCTATtcatatgtatcagattcgaaATCACTATCAATACCAAGTAACTTACAATGAACATAATTACCAATCATccatatataaattattgatattcaattactattctggttaattgatatatgtatcaaatacaaccCACAATGTAAAAAAACTATGTAAATGTAAAtacatgatccaaataaaatgtaTCCTGGCATAACAAAACATTATTTCTCTTTGagaatgaaattacaagtctttctgTTATGGCCTTCATGGCCACAACGACTACAAGAATTTGTGCTCGTTCTTATCTTCTCACTAGAgtacttttttcttcctttctttggtcttcctgGCATCCTTTTGTATCTTGGTGGCAAGACGAATTCTTCTAAAAGTTCTTTTAGAATAGAAcaatctttcttatctggcattggaaTCATTGAAAATTCATAAGTAATTCCCAATGCCTCTGACTTGTAGTAATCAGAACAGTATGGGTGCATGTATataatgttcttgctcttcaacactaCAATTGCGtgtggacatggtatctcgtCTAATTGAAACCTGCCACAATtgcatgtttttctttcaagacacacaatgtatcCTATACCTGACTCataaacagaataaagatattctgatgaagcaacaatCTGCATTAAATAATTATCACAGATATGTATCAGCAATGATGTATCAAATACAGAAATGATGTAttagaactgatgtatcaggtAATACCGATAACAGAAAATACAAAACTGATGTGTCCTATAGCTATGTATCAAGCAACTATGTATCAAGTAGATAACTTTTCCAATTTAACTGTGATCTCTTTTATTTAGTTAACTAGCCTTTTTTTGGTGTGTGGTGAGATAACTGCTGCGATCCTCTGTTGTGCAGACAAaattacttaaaaaaaataactggtgtgtaccttcattctcgaacacttcATTGTGTTTGATACTaggatatcttcgaattttctacccaaaatatgttttgtataagctgttatttccctatttttgcagttccaagcaccaaataacattctcgtttgctccaaaaggtcaattataggcagctctcgtgcttcaacaagacatccattgatGTGCTCtgtttttgagttttctttcataGTCAAGAtctgtttctttttttaaagaattctttGCCTTAATTAGTAtggtaattgattgaaacaatcaATCATAACTTGAATTACGTTACTTCCCATAATTAACCCAACAACATTAATTGTTTTACACCCAAAAACTGCCTTTTCAGTATgtgatttaggtaaagtttactacTAATTAACCGAGGAAAAAGATGGGTACAAGATTTGGCAAATATATCTGTCCCAATAGACACTTACATCATCAAGAAAATTCCACTATAATTAATGGAAGGGAAGTCATCaatacattttttttgaaacatgaAAAACTTAAATACGAAAAATGCTATGTCAAGTTCTAAGGAATATAACATAGAAAAATGGAAACACATCTATAATTCAATATTCCACAGAATGACATGCATGTCTAATAGGTTAGTcgaatttttttctctttcgtAAGAGAAGGATCTTGAATAATtgggtgagggaatgtgatactCGACATCTTTAAAAAAAGTAGATCATTTTGTTGGAACAATGAACATCATTGTTAATTAACACTACAATTACTCAAGTAGTAGAAAAGTTTCAAGCATGTGCAAGCAGAGTCAAAATTAGAAGTTTATaaatttgaaatcttgattattttaagttattgcattttaaattagtatatatatatatatattcaagaaAAAGAATTAAGATGAATATAACGTTTGAACCAAGATTACTGAATTTGACCTAACTCATGATATGTGTTTGCAATAAATTTTCGtagtgctgaaaattaactacaatcaaaataaataaaagaaaaagtaattttattgatgaatctTTGTTAGTAAAATTCCATTGTTCTCTTGATTCTTCTCTTCTAATATGTTTCCGTAATTCGAGGGTCGGCAGTAGCATATTTCTCGAATGCAGGAGGATGTAGACTTCCTTGAGATGTGTTTGATCTCCGGGAACGTCAAAAAGTGCTTCGTCGTTTCAAATCGATCTCCAAGAAGAACTCCGTTGACCACTCCTTCGAAGAACTATGTATTGGTGTTGTAGCTTTTCTCCAGTACTTGGAGAATGTCCCCAGAAAATTATGTAACCATCTTATTTATAGTGGTAGGAGGGAGGCACTCCAAATATGGATGAACTCTTTTGCCTTCTTCTGATTGGTTCCTATAAATCTTCAAGCTTATCAAAAATACTATATGATAAGGTTGCTTTTTGATTAGTTGTTGGACTTTAACCaggattgccacatcatttgaaCACGTGGCATCCTCTTGTAACTCTTTAACTTGACTGGAATGCCAAGTCATCTTGACACGTGGCATGAGCTTGGGTCTCAAGATGAAATGGACTTTGGACTTGAAGTTaataaaattgacttatgcattTGTGAAgcccaaattaattatttcaatcccaaaagtatgaatttaatccaaatttaatatgatttaaattcaataaaatttatgtGTCTACAGATGCCCCCTATTTCAAGACTTGTCAAAGTCGATGACGGGTCTTGAAGTACTGTTGATGAGCACATCCAATATTGTCTTgcaaaatgttttgaaaaaactTGTTCATGCATTTCATGCACACTTGACCTAAAGTTTGCTTTAAAGTGATGACAAACAAGCCTAATGATCGCCTCTTCCTTTAAGATTGGAGGAGAGCATATAGAAATAGGTCTTTGAGTCCGAGTTTGCACCtttgaactttttctttttggcaGGAAGATACCAATTTAAACACTTTTTCATATTCACGGCATATTAATGTCTTCAAAGAGAACTAGGATTTTGACTCCTATTGTATCATGGAATCCAAGTCCTTTGCGAAAATAAATTCTTTTTGAAAGCAAATTGGATTTCCCCATTCGTGAATCTATAATCATAGCTAGAATATAATCAGGTCGCTGCCAAGCTCACGAAAAAGAACTGAAGTTCACTCCAAGAGTTATCAAGAAACAAAACCGCAAGAATTATCAAGAAACGAACTTCGGCTCACTGTACGCTGGTTGTATCAACTTCGCACAAGCTCACGAAAAACTTCATATCTTGATTTAGGAATATCAAAATCATGAGCAGTTTATGGCACTGGAAAGTAGACTCAAAGAGCTACATTCCGCACGGAAACCACGATCAGATTATTCCTAAATTATCAAaagtatatttttgaaatcaacCCTCAAATTCTGGTTCACTGGTCATCTCTATTTTATGTGGCTTCATGAAAAATATCCTATCTCGACTTAGGAACATCAAAATTAAGAACGGTTTGTGGCATCGGAAAGTACACTAAAAAGGCTATGTTTCACTAGAAACCATGATCATATTGATCCTAATTTAACTcagatattttttgaaaataaacttCAAGTTCTGATTCGCTGGCCATCTCTGTTTTACATAGcttcatgaaaaaaattatatcttgaCTTAGGAACATTGAAATCACGAGCGGTTTACGGTATCAGAAAGTAGAGTCAAAGGGCTACATCTCACATGGAAACCATGATCAGATTGATCAAATTATCTcagatatatttttgaaaacaaTCTCTGAGTTCTAATTCGCTGATCATCTCTTGTTTTGTGTAGCTTTGCGGAAAACATCATATCTTGACTTAGAAATATCCAAATCATGAGCAAGTTGCGGAATTGAGAATTAGACTCAAATGGCTACATCTCACATGAAAACCACGATCAGATTATTCCTAAATTATCCTAGTTAATTTTCTGAAGTTTAGCTTTTTCATCAGCTTTGTGTGATTTCATCCATTTCATCTTAATCCTTTCGGCAGGTCTTCAAACAAAGAGAATATAATTACACCTTTCTGCGAGTAAGATGAACTTCCTTGATCTCATATTTCCACATCCTCAACTTGAGATATCGAACGACAAGGAAGACTCACATGCTAAAATCCTCGCTTTGGCAGTCCACACTTCAGTGATTAGTGCCTTCTCTCTTGATAAAGGATCATCTGCCAAATCCCCTCATCTAGCCCAATGGTTGACAAAGGAGGTAATTGATGTTCtagactttaatattactgtTAGCACCACTGCTTTTATTCTGCAATTGTCTACACATGATAAGGAAGTTGATGCTATTTTTCCCAAAATTTTTGACAAAAGTCTCACCTCATGGAGTTATCCTCAATCTGGTTTCGGTGAATTTCGATATACGGCTCGCAATTGGAAATGGGCAGAGGATATTCTTAGCCGTAACAAGGAAGTGTTGGAGCACATCAAGGTATATGACACCATCTTTGCCACTTTATTCATATATGATATCAATGATAACGTGTTACAGGCCTTTTGCAAACTTTGGCATTCATCGACTAACACTATGTGTGTTGGCATTGGTGAGCTCTCTATTTCATTATGGGATATGCGCATGATTGGAGGACTTCCTGTCCATGGAGCTTTCTATGacgaagtcatttcttcagcccaaAAATTGACACAAGCAAATCAATAAGGAAAATTATTTTTGCCTAAAACTTGTGCCTacttattttcagcattttaTCGACTTTTAGAGGGTGAGATTCTGTCCGTGATTGGGTGAGTTTCTGGTTCAAAGGGGCAGACAGGTATACAGAGCCTCTACCACGAGTGCCTAAGCAGCAAGCTAAACCAAGATCAAGTCATAATCCTTCAGGCTATATTGATATGTCATTTTTACCGCGAATTGAGGAAGAGAACGCTCCTTTCATTGAGTTAGGCGTGGAGGGATCTCTTAGAGAAGAGATGAATTTAGCTGCCTTTCTCGCCTGTTGGCTTTGTAAGTTCGCTTTTCCAACTAACAAAATTGACACCATCCATCCAAGTGTTTTCAAGGTTTCAAGCTTCATGGCTCATAGGGAGAAGTTCGGACTAGCAATACCCATCTTGGCTAGTATCTACAAAGGCTTGAAAGAGATCTCATCTTCATCAAACTTAAGTGCAAGcgacataatttttttcatacagTATGTCTATGGATGGATTAGTTGTTATTTTGACACTTACTATCAGGCCAATCGTCATCAGAGTGCTGCTCGTATGTGTAAGATTGATGGAGAGTGAATGGCTAAATACTTTGACCTTGTAGATGCGCGATGACTATTTCAAGATGTGAATATTCGCCATCTTCACCACCTGGCCATGCTACAGCCTAAAGAGTTGCTTATCACAGATAGCGACGACTTGTCTAGCTCTTGGAATGATTATTTCATTAGCCTTTGTTCTAGTTATATCACCATTAGACGTGATGATCACCTTGTTACGGAGCCTTACAACCCTCATAGATTTAGCCGTCAATTTGGGTTCAATCAAGACTTACCTGGTAGCTTCATTGAACGACAATTTAACGTCACACTACAAGAATTGATACAACTTTGGGATTCCTGCACTCGCATTGGTAGTTCCTCAACAATTATCATACCACCACATCCTGATAGGCCTTTAACGACCTGTAGATATGCAAAGTGATGGTCAAGTGGTCGAACAAAACCTGTTGGGAAGAACAAAATTATCTTAAAATGTTCGAAGCATATCGACACTCAAGAATCATCTAAAGTTCACCACTTTCAAACACAAGATCAAAATAAgtcttccttttcttcttttgttaaGTCACAAGCAAGATGGTCATCTAAGTCTTCGACTTCAAAAGGTGAGTCAGTGTGAAATGGGGATGGAGCTCAGCTACTTTCATCGACATCAAAAATAGATATCACACTCTCTGTGGTGCTGGACAATATTTGCAAGAGAAAAAATCCTCCTATTTCCTCTGAGAACGATTTTGGGCAGATTTTGACCGAAGTATTTTCCAAAAACAAGACTTCAATTACTCTTTTGGATGAAGTCGTAGATGCTAATGGAGATACCAGCTCGACAAAAGTTGACCCGAAACCAGATCAACACTGGAATGGTAAAAGAAAGAAGGTAAAAGATCAAGGTGCCGAACCCATTGACCTGGACACTGTCACCATAGATAGTGAGACATTTTTTATCGATTCTCCTAGCTCCATTATGTCATTGCCTGAACTCGCAGGCTAAGTAAAatctcttttcttcctttttcttttcactGCGTTTATTTTAGGCTTTGTTAACctctttttcttatgttttctttttgaagTTGGATATCAAGGATGCATCTGCTAATATATTTAGtgatatttttgatgaagatgGTACTACGAGCCCAAGCTGCCCCGATATATCTTTACTTCCCCTCTAGAAGCTTTGGAAAACAAAGCAAAAGTTGCAACTGCTCTAGTCaaatcttcaaatatttttgttcCTTCGTCATGCTTGTCGCCACTTGCTTTCCCTAATTTTGAATCACAAGAGACGATTTCTACTTTCAAAATACATTATGTTTCCAAGATGTGGGGTGTCTTGTGCGAGTGGGTGACAAGATTCTCCTTTGATTCCCGAGATAACttcttaaagttaaaaaaatggtGTTAACTTGATTCTAGAAGAGGTCAAAGAGACTAATACCATCAATACTTCTATTATGGAGGGTTCTATTAAAGCTCTTTTTGATACATATGAGGAGTATGACATCATGAAATCATCTTCATCTTAGAAAATGACCAAAGAATCCCACCAAAAATTGCTCTTTGATGTGCAAAAACATCTTATCGATGCAAAGGAGGAAAGCACAAAAGCGAACGAACGCATGAAGGATCTTTGAGCAACTCTTGCAAAGGTTGACGTAGAATTGAAAGCCCTGTCtgcgaagaagaagaagaccatTGCACGTATATAGGAACAAAAGAAACAGTTATCTAAAAGTCAAAAGAAGATTATCACTTTTGAAGGCGAGATTCAAACCATTGAGAAGAGTCATCCATTGTCTGAAGATGAAGTGGAAAAGTTATCCAAATTGGAAGAGGCCGTTGAAATGAGGCGCCAACAAATCCTAGAATTCAAACCTTTTTCGTAGTTTAGATTCTTGCTTAGgatgtttttttccttttaaatttctTATAATGAtgtatggcatttctttcttgGAACAATAACATCATCTCTTTGTTTTAATATGAATCGTCTCACTTTGAAATTAGTatatcttctctttttctttttattaaatgAACACAACTGATGAATCTGCCCCCATTTTAAATTGAACTCAATGATCTATAGTAAAATATCAGTTCAAAATTTCTTCTGGATGAATCATAAGTAACCTCTGAAGTTGAATTCGAAATCAAATATGCCCATTTAGCAGCTTTGAGCAGCTTtagtaaaaaaattcataactcGGCGTAGGATTGTCGGAATCATGAGATTCATATTTCTTTGGAAATAAGACTTCAAGAAatacaatatatttaaaaatcacaGCCATAGGACTTATGGATTAGTACAGATATTGCCTCAAAGTCAGCTTATAAATTGACCGTGCTTGGTTCTTCATATTTGTGCGGCCGTGGTAGAAAATTCATAACTCAGTGTAGGATTGTCGGAATTATGAGATTATTATTTACTTGGAAAAGAGACTCCAAGTACTACAATATATGTAAAAATCACAGCCATAGGACTTGTGGATTCGTACATATTTCATTTTGAATCCAGCTCACCATTCTATCGTGCTTGGCTCTTCAGCTTTACGCGACCGTGGTAGAAAATTCATAACTCGGCGTAGGATTGTAATAATCATGAGATTATTTTTAGTTGGAAATAAGACTTCAAGAACTACAATATATGTAAAAATCACAACCATAGGACTTGTGGATTAGTACAGATTTTATTTTGAAGTCAGTTCACCATTCTGCCGTGCTTGGTTCTCCAGCTTTATGCGGCCGTTgtagaaaattcatatttcGAAGAAGGGatatctaactcatatgctaacTATTACACTTCAAAGAACTATTGTGATGATCAACCAAGGGTgcaacttttttttgttttttaactcATATGACTGAACTTATAATAATATTCTAAGCTATCTACGTACCtcaagaggatcaagtcataacgtagttcataaagatgagtttttttttgtcCCAACTTTTGCCTAGACCTCCTTTTTCGAGGTTTTCAACCTAGCGGAccccttttattttttgagcCATACACAGTTTAAACTCATGCAGGCCAGGAGTATAGGCGACCTTCATGGGAAGTATTGCTTCAGGAATTTGCCGTTGATTGGACCAACTCTTAAACCATCTTTATCAATAATTTTGTATGCACCATTTGTATATGCTTCCTTCATGATGAATGGACCATCCCATTTTGATGTGAACTTATCACccatgcgcctgttgaggattaTGGGTCTTCGAATAGCTAAGACCAAGTCTCCATCTTGAAATTATCGTGGCCGCACTTTCTTGTTCAAAGCTCTTGCTAGTCAGGCTTGATAACATTCCAACTTTTGTTGTGCTTCTAATCTTCTCTTATCCAATGCTTACAACTCTGCTAGATGAAGTTGAGTGTTGCTTTCGGCCGTAAGTCCTTCTTGGATTGCGATTCTCGGTGATGGAATTTGTTGCTCTAATGGAAGGACCGTTTCTACACCATATACTAGAGAGTATGAAGTCGTTTGTGTAGCAGTTCTGAAGGTTGTTCGATATGCCCATAAAGCTTCACCAATTTTCTCATGTCACTCTCTTTTATTCTTTGCAACGACTTTCTTCAACAGGTTACCAAGTGTCTTGTTAAAAGCTTCAATAAGGCCATTGGCAGGTGCATTGTACATTGAAGATTTGCGTTGCTTGAAACTGAATTTCTCGCACAAACTCCTCATAAGCTTTTTGCCGAAAGACGTTCCATTATTAATAATTATGTATCTTGCTATGCCATACCTGAAGATTATATTTGACTTGATGAAGTCAACAATAGTCTCCTTCTTCACCTCCTTTAACAAAATAGCTCCAGCCTACCTTGAGAAGTAATCAATGGCTACCAAGATGTACATCTGcccttttgatgactttggaaGAGGCCCAATAATATCAAGTCCCCACGCATCGAAAGGCCATGAAGCCACAGTTGGATGAAGTGGCTCAAGGGGTTGGTGTGTGTAATTGGAATGGAATTGATATGCTTGACACCTTTTGGCATGCTCTAGACAGTCCATCACCATTGTTGGCTAGTAGTATCCCATCCTCTTGATACGAAAATGCAATTTAGGCCCTGATTGGTATGATTTGCAAGTGCCAAAATGTGTTTCTTCCATTGTTTGTCGAGCTTCTTCTTTATCAATACACCGTAGGAATATTCCTTCATATGAGCGACGGAATAATATTCCTTCATAGAAAATGAACAGTGGTGCCCTTCTCTTGATTTCTGCTTTTTTTCATGGATCTTCAGGCAATCTTTCATGTTCGAGGTATTCAATTAGTGGTTGTCTCCAATCTTCTTGTTCAATAACTTTAATGGACGTATGGTGGCTTTCATTGATTTGAAGATCAAGACATCCAGGAATGACCCATCGATGACACACACACACCTTTGTTGATTCTTTCTCTCTCAATGCCACTTTTGTAGCCAAGTTAGCCAAAGCATCAGCCATGCGGTTTTCTTCTCTTGGAACATGGTTTAAGAACACTTGATCGAATCTTTCAAGCAAATAGACAACATATTGATGATATGGAAAAAGATCTTCTTTCTTTACCTCATAACTCCCCaagagttgattgatgattAACGTAGAGTCATCATAAATATCCAATTGTGTGATCTTCACGTCCGATGCCATTTCAAGACCAATAATCAAAGCTTGATATTCCGCGACATTATTGGAGCATGTTTTACCAAGAGTAAATGAAAATGTCAAGATCAACCTTTCTGGGGATATCAGCACAACTCCTTCCCCAGCACCATCTCGACGTGCAGCCCCATCAAAAAACATCTTCCATGTTGATACTTCCTCAATGTACAATGCATCTTCATCTTGGAACTCATCTGAAACCTCATATTCTGCTAGAAGAGGGTGATACGCAAGGAAGTTGGTGAGTGCTTTCCCTTTTACAGCCTTCTGAGGTGTGTATGTAAAGTCATATTGATTGAACCATATAGACCATCTTGCTAGACGTTCAGAGAGAACTGGTCGAGTCATTACAAACTTTACAGGATCAGCTCAAGAAATTAGCTTAATGGTATATGCCTCAAAATAGTGTCTTAGTTTCTTTATCTCATAAAGCAATTCTAAgcacatttctcaacatgtgagtAATTCAACTCAGCTCCTATCAAAGTCCGACTCAGGTAGTACAATGCTTGCTCCTTTTTTGCTTCATTCTCTTAAGCCAATAGTGCCCCAAGTGATTGCTCTTTATGATGCGATATAAAGTATAAACATCCTCTCAAGTGTTAGCACCCCTAAAACAAGTGGATTCGACAAGTACATTTTGATGCTCTCAAAAGCATTTTGACATGATTAATCCCAGTGAAAAGAGACATCCTTCTTCATTAGATGATTAAAGAATTGGCATCGTCATGCCAAGTTGGAGACGAACCTTCGAATGAATGCCAAATTTCCTTGTAAACTGCGAAGCTCTCTCAAATTTTTTGGAGCAGGCATTTTCTGAATAGCATCAATCTTTGCAGGATCAACTTCAATTCCACGGTGGCGTATAATGAAGCCAAGAAACTTTCCAGAAGTAACTCCAAATGAGCATTTGAGTGGATTCATCTTAAGTCAAACTTCCTTAACCATTCGTAGATAATTCGAAGGTCTTCAAGATGGTTGTGCCTATGCCCTGTATATACTACTAAGTCATCAACGTAACATTCTATCCTATTATGAAGCGTGTCATCAAAAATGTGTTGCATCACACGTTGGTAGGTGGCACCAGTATTTTTTAAACCGAAAGATATTAccttataataatatattcctTTTGGAGTCCGAAAGGAGTGCATTCTTCATCTTTTGGAGACATTCTAATTTAATTATACCCAGATGACCCATCCATAAATGACATAGCTTCATGCCTAGTTGTAGCGTCCACCATGAGTTCAATGATGGGCAATGAAAAGTCATCCTTTGGACACGTTTTGTTTAAATCGCGAAAATCAACATAAACATGTATCTGAccattcttcttcttgaacatTACAATGTTTGAGATCCATGATGGGTAATTCAtttctcaaataaaattcaGCCTCAATGAGCTTGTTGACTTCAGCTTCAATCTACGTTACCAATTCAGGGCGAAACATGCATTGTGACTGCTTTACAGGACATGCTCTATTTTTTATCCCTAAATAATAAATAGCTACCTTAGGAATAAGGCATGACATTTATGTGTATGACCAAGCAAACACATCTTTGTATTCGATCAATAGCTTGGCATATTCTCCTTCTTTTTAAGTGTAAGTAGTTCACTAATGAAGGTTGGATGTGGATCTTCCAAAGTGCCCAGATTCAACTCCTTGTGTTCATCTACAGTTGATTGTATGCCATCTTCGAGTTTAGGTGGAACCTCTTGAACACCATCATTCACATTATCAAGGCATGGACTATCTTCTATTGTTACGTGATATGATGCTGCACAAAGTTCGAATCTTCCTTCTGGCTTCCTTCAAAAGACATTGTGATGTCTACTTCTTGTTTCTCTTTTGTTCTCTTACGAAATTAGTTGGTGAAAACAATGGTGCTTCTTTTCACCTTCAATGAGCCCTCAATGGTGATTGATAAAACAGCCTTTCTCTTCATGCATGATGGAACAGCACTACGGATCTCTTTGTTGTCACTTCCTTCACAAAAGTCTTGCTTTTCCTGCTCCACCATCTTTCTTGATAATGAATTCTTTGTAGTTCCCAAGCGATGAAAGACGGAGGTCTTTAAGGCGGTGACCTCTCCTTCTATATGCTTAAAAACTTCAATTTTATCATTGTATCCCAATCTTTCAAATACAGAGAGCGAGGTATCGATCTTTTTATGTAGTCAAACACTGAAGTTCGTTGCTGTGTTTTCTTGTCCTCAACTTTCTCTGTCTTTTCTATTGAGGTGAGGTGTGATGAAGCCATTTGCTTCTTAGATGAAATCCATAGAGGCTTTGCTAAGCTGAATCTAATCCTAAATTTTGGAGTGGCGACATAATGCCCTTGCTTTCTCAACATCATTTGGGACTTTGTAAGTCTATGTATCTTTTCACCAGTCACTTCATCTTTGAGCTTTCCTAATCTCGCAGGATTTGAGAAGTCGTAACCTGATTTTTCAAGTAGTGCGAAAACCTTTAGATTAAAATACCCTTTTATCTTATCAACTTGTGTATTGCCTTTAGAAGACTTCAAAGTGATGGCTGGTACTTGTGTAACTAGGACAGTCAtacattttttcaaattttgaaataaattatcaCTCATTTATTTCCTTAGAAGGTGAACTTATTGAGTACATTCATCTAGTAGGGGTTGCCCCTCTCTTCGACACTCATGTGGAGTGTAACGAAAAATAAGATGATTATCATCAATCTTTGTTTGTATATATCCCTCAGATGGAGAAAGTTTAATGGAGACTCCTTGATTTCCTTTCTTAGACACCTTGATAGTGGCCTGTTGAACTTTATTCTCTTCCTTTGAATCAACATCAATTGGATACACAAGTGCGGGTTTCTCCACATTTGATTTACAATATTCTAAGTAGAATTTTTCATCTGTAAAATATGACTCAGTCTCGGTGAAAGGATTAATGTCCGCATCAATTTTGATGATTTCTCCATTTTTCATGTACTTCATGCACTAATGCAAAGTAGATGGCACCACTGCATTTTCATGCACCCAAGGATGTCCTAGCAATAAGTTATATGATGTTTTGGCATCTATAACATAAATCAAAGTATTCGA contains the following coding sequences:
- the LOC129872563 gene encoding uncharacterized protein LOC129872563, whose amino-acid sequence is MVMDCLEHAKRCQAYQFHSNYTHQPLEPLHPTVASWPFDAWGLDIIGPLPKSSKGQMYILVAIDYFSRYGIARYIIINNGTSFGKKLMRSLCEKFSFKQRKSSMYNAPANGLIEAFNKTLGNLLKKVVAKNKRE